One genomic region from Solwaraspora sp. WMMD792 encodes:
- the rny gene encoding ribonuclease Y produces MTGLEWMLFAAVLVLAGLVLAGLALGTRALRRLTTPAAATPVEEDPAFIAARDRQERSLAALRTAADEASSAVEQAKAAAAAARTDAAAAKAEATAARAEARRVLDAARAEADTILERAHRQAETEAEQVRAAARRSGEREIAMLSRTVKEQSAELDRRGQRMDERERQHAEEADRVAERDRRLTATAAELAERKAALAAREADLAAAEERWQRELERVAGLTAEAARGELVEAIEGQAKREAAILVRDIEADARNTADQRARHIVVDAIQRVASEQTAESVVSVLHLPGDEMKGRIIGREGRNIRAFESVTGVNLIIDDTPEAVLLSCFDPVRRETGRLTLEKLVLDGRIHPHRIEEVFETARQEVEQLCHRAAEEALVDVGITEIHPELATLLGRLRYRTSYGQNVLKHLVETAHIAGVMAAELRLDVPLIKRCAFLHDIGKALTHEVEGSHALIGADLARKYGESEEVVHAIEAHHNEVPPQTVEAVLTQASDACSGGRPGARRESLEAYVKRLERIEEIAAGKIGVEKVFAMQAGREIRVMVKPDDVDDIGAAVLARDVAKQIEEELTYPGQIRVTVVRESRVTEIAR; encoded by the coding sequence ATGACCGGGCTGGAGTGGATGCTCTTCGCTGCGGTCCTCGTGCTCGCCGGCCTGGTGCTCGCCGGCCTCGCGCTCGGCACCCGCGCGCTGCGCCGGCTCACCACACCGGCGGCCGCGACGCCGGTCGAGGAGGACCCGGCTTTCATCGCCGCCCGCGACCGGCAGGAACGCTCCCTCGCCGCGCTGCGTACCGCGGCCGACGAGGCGTCCTCCGCCGTCGAGCAGGCCAAGGCCGCCGCCGCTGCGGCCCGTACCGACGCCGCCGCCGCCAAGGCCGAAGCGACCGCCGCCCGGGCCGAGGCCCGTCGGGTGCTCGACGCCGCCCGGGCCGAGGCGGACACCATCCTGGAGCGGGCCCACCGGCAGGCCGAGACCGAGGCCGAGCAGGTCCGGGCAGCGGCCCGGCGCAGCGGCGAACGGGAGATCGCGATGCTCTCCCGGACCGTCAAGGAGCAGTCCGCCGAGCTGGACCGGCGCGGCCAGCGGATGGACGAGCGGGAACGTCAGCACGCCGAGGAAGCCGACCGGGTCGCCGAGCGGGACCGCCGGTTGACCGCCACCGCCGCCGAACTCGCCGAGCGCAAGGCAGCCCTGGCCGCCCGGGAAGCGGACCTGGCGGCCGCCGAGGAGCGATGGCAGCGCGAGCTGGAACGGGTCGCCGGGCTGACCGCCGAGGCGGCCCGGGGTGAGCTCGTCGAGGCGATCGAGGGCCAGGCCAAACGGGAGGCGGCGATCCTGGTCCGCGACATCGAGGCCGACGCCCGCAACACCGCCGACCAGCGGGCCCGGCACATCGTGGTGGACGCGATCCAGCGGGTCGCCAGCGAACAGACCGCGGAGAGCGTGGTCAGCGTCCTGCATCTGCCCGGCGACGAGATGAAGGGCCGGATCATCGGGCGGGAAGGCCGCAACATCCGGGCGTTCGAATCCGTCACCGGGGTCAACCTGATCATCGACGACACACCCGAGGCGGTCCTGCTGTCCTGCTTCGACCCGGTACGCCGGGAGACCGGCCGGCTCACCCTGGAGAAGCTGGTGCTCGACGGCCGGATCCATCCGCACCGGATCGAGGAGGTCTTCGAGACCGCCCGGCAGGAGGTGGAGCAGTTGTGCCACCGGGCGGCCGAGGAGGCGCTCGTCGACGTCGGTATCACCGAGATCCACCCTGAGCTGGCCACCCTGCTGGGCCGGCTGCGCTACCGGACCTCGTACGGCCAGAACGTGCTCAAGCATCTGGTGGAGACCGCGCACATCGCCGGGGTGATGGCCGCCGAGCTGCGTCTGGACGTCCCGCTGATCAAGCGGTGCGCTTTCCTGCACGACATCGGCAAGGCGCTCACCCACGAGGTCGAGGGCAGTCATGCGCTGATCGGCGCCGACCTGGCCCGCAAGTACGGCGAATCCGAAGAGGTGGTGCACGCCATCGAGGCGCACCACAACGAGGTGCCGCCGCAGACCGTCGAGGCGGTGCTCACCCAGGCCTCCGACGCGTGCTCCGGTGGTCGTCCCGGCGCGCGGCGGGAAAGCCTGGAGGCGTACGTCAAGCGGCTGGAGCGCATCGAGGAGATCGCCGCCGGCAAGATCGGGGTGGAGAAGGTCTTCGCCATGCAGGCCGGCCGGGAGATCCGGGTGATGGTCAAGCCGGACGACGTGGACGACATCGGTGCCGCGGTGCTGGCCCGTGACGTGGCCAAGCAGATCGAGGAGGAGCTGACCTACCCGGGGCAGATCCGGGTGACCGTGGTCCGCGAGTCCCGGGTCACCGAGATCGCCCGTTGA
- a CDS encoding amino acid ABC transporter permease, protein MSQQQSVLYDAPGPRARRVTLIVSVLSALAAVTAGYFLVYRPLAEREQFTMDKWGPLIDPGNEVFGQVWTLLGEGVTATLTAAGLAIVLSLLFGTALAVLRIQLKALLRRRFTGLATSFALALRALSWLLNLVTRFCVEVFRGLPVVITIFFVARGLPDLGLEIVLPFGHEMLPYLVLGLTIYNGVVIAEILRSGMEGLPSGQRESAAAIGLTSFQTTRMILLPQAFRIMLPALISQLIVVLKDTSLGFIIGYQETLLVGRTIIQNLRNPIQVYLVIGVLFIAVNYALSKLAESVQRRLAQGRRTSTAAQPPTPPPASTLAGQQTAAGTGGSATGTATSDNS, encoded by the coding sequence ATGAGCCAGCAGCAGAGCGTGCTGTACGACGCCCCCGGACCTCGGGCCAGGCGGGTCACGCTGATCGTCAGTGTGCTGTCGGCTCTCGCCGCCGTCACCGCCGGCTACTTCCTGGTCTACCGGCCGCTGGCCGAACGCGAGCAGTTCACCATGGACAAGTGGGGTCCGCTGATCGACCCCGGCAATGAGGTGTTCGGTCAGGTCTGGACACTGCTCGGCGAGGGGGTCACCGCCACGCTGACCGCCGCCGGCCTGGCGATCGTGCTGTCGTTGCTGTTCGGCACCGCGCTGGCGGTGCTGCGGATTCAGCTGAAGGCGTTGCTGCGCCGCCGGTTCACCGGGCTGGCCACCTCCTTCGCGCTGGCGCTGCGGGCGCTGAGCTGGCTGCTGAACCTGGTGACCCGGTTCTGCGTCGAGGTGTTCCGCGGCCTGCCGGTGGTGATCACCATTTTCTTCGTCGCCCGGGGCCTGCCGGACCTCGGCCTGGAGATCGTCCTCCCGTTCGGCCACGAGATGCTGCCGTACCTGGTGCTGGGTCTGACCATCTACAACGGCGTGGTGATCGCCGAGATCCTGCGCTCCGGCATGGAGGGTCTGCCGTCGGGGCAGCGCGAGTCGGCCGCCGCGATCGGGCTGACGTCGTTCCAGACCACCCGGATGATCCTGCTGCCGCAGGCGTTCCGGATCATGCTGCCGGCTCTGATCAGCCAGCTGATCGTGGTGCTCAAGGACACCTCGTTGGGCTTCATCATCGGCTACCAGGAGACGCTGCTGGTCGGCCGGACGATCATCCAGAACCTGCGTAACCCGATCCAGGTGTACCTGGTGATCGGGGTGCTCTTCATCGCGGTCAACTACGCGCTGTCCAAGCTCGCCGAGTCGGTGCAGCGGCGGCTGGCTCAGGGCCGGCGGACCAGCACCGCGGCCCAGCCGCCGACGCCACCGCCGGCGTCGACGTTGGCCGGCCAGCAGACCGCCGCCGGCACCGGCGGCAGCGCCACCGGCACGGCTACGTCGGACAACAGCTGA
- a CDS encoding amino acid ABC transporter ATP-binding protein, giving the protein MTVTASEPLIVLSGVNKWFGPLHVLDDVDLSVDRGEVVVVIGPSGSGKSTLCRAINRLEPISSGTILFDGRPLPAEGRALARLRSEVGMVFQSFNLFAHRTILDNVTLGPVKVRREKASVVRERALQLLDRVGIANQADKFPAQLSGGQQQRAAIARALAMQPKAMLFDEPTSALDPEMVGEVLDVMTSLAAEGMTMVVVTHEMGFARHAANRVIFMADGQLVEDAPPTEFFTNPRSDRAKDFLSKILTH; this is encoded by the coding sequence ATGACAGTGACAGCCAGTGAGCCGCTGATCGTGCTCAGCGGGGTCAACAAGTGGTTCGGTCCGCTGCACGTACTCGACGACGTCGACCTCTCGGTCGACCGTGGTGAAGTGGTGGTGGTGATCGGGCCGTCCGGCTCCGGCAAGTCCACACTGTGCCGCGCGATCAACCGTCTGGAGCCGATCAGCTCCGGGACCATCCTGTTCGACGGCCGGCCGCTGCCGGCGGAGGGCCGGGCCCTGGCCCGGCTGCGCAGCGAGGTCGGCATGGTGTTCCAGTCGTTCAACCTGTTCGCGCACCGGACGATCCTGGACAACGTGACGCTCGGCCCGGTGAAGGTACGCCGGGAAAAGGCGTCGGTGGTCCGGGAACGGGCGCTGCAGTTGCTCGACCGGGTCGGCATCGCCAACCAGGCGGACAAGTTCCCGGCCCAGCTCTCCGGCGGCCAGCAGCAGCGGGCGGCGATCGCCCGGGCGTTGGCGATGCAGCCCAAGGCGATGCTGTTCGACGAGCCGACCAGCGCGCTCGACCCGGAAATGGTCGGCGAGGTGCTGGACGTGATGACCTCGCTGGCCGCCGAGGGGATGACGATGGTCGTCGTCACCCACGAGATGGGCTTCGCCCGGCACGCCGCGAACCGGGTCATCTTCATGGCCGACGGGCAGCTGGTCGAGGACGCCCCGCCGACCGAGTTCTTCACCAACCCGCGCAGCGACCGGGCGAAGGACTTCCTGTCGAAGATCCTCACCCACTGA
- a CDS encoding regulatory protein RecX yields the protein MAGRRRGARTGRGWDAAPPRPRASRAGRSAEAAGSADHVTGSAAAGRQPVDEAQQARDICLRQLAVRPRTRAELAAVLRRRGISEATARSVLDRYDEVGMIDDASFAQAWVTSRHHGRGLARRNLAAELRQRGVDPQIARDALDGLDESTERATAAELVERKLRTARGAPDVVFRRLVAMLARKGYSAGVAVPVVREALAARSAEAAEFTDTVDAEALIGEVPDPDAEQPWST from the coding sequence ATGGCTGGGCGACGACGCGGCGCACGGACGGGCCGGGGCTGGGATGCGGCTCCGCCCCGTCCCCGCGCCTCCCGTGCCGGCCGCTCCGCCGAGGCGGCCGGGTCCGCCGACCATGTCACCGGGTCCGCTGCCGCCGGCCGGCAGCCGGTGGACGAGGCGCAGCAGGCCCGCGACATCTGTCTGCGGCAGCTCGCCGTCCGCCCCCGGACCCGGGCGGAGCTCGCCGCCGTGCTGCGGCGACGCGGCATTTCCGAGGCCACGGCCAGGTCGGTCCTCGACCGGTACGACGAGGTTGGGATGATCGACGACGCGTCGTTCGCCCAGGCCTGGGTGACCAGCCGGCACCACGGCCGAGGGCTGGCCCGGCGCAACCTCGCCGCCGAGCTGCGTCAGCGTGGCGTGGATCCGCAGATCGCCCGGGACGCGCTGGACGGGCTGGACGAGTCGACCGAGCGGGCCACCGCGGCGGAGCTCGTCGAGCGCAAGCTGCGTACCGCCCGGGGTGCTCCGGACGTGGTGTTCCGGCGGTTGGTCGCGATGCTCGCCCGCAAGGGCTACTCGGCGGGGGTGGCCGTGCCGGTGGTCCGGGAGGCGTTGGCCGCCCGGTCCGCCGAGGCGGCCGAGTTCACCGACACGGTGGATGCAGAGGCACTGATCGGCGAGGTTCCCGACCCGGATGCTGAGCAGCCCTGGTCCACCTGA
- a CDS encoding DUF3046 domain-containing protein has product MRLTDFWGRLDEAFGPAYARSIATDQVLAQLGGRTIAQALAAGEETAVVWRAVCAAYPDRVPGRLC; this is encoded by the coding sequence ATGCGGTTGACGGACTTCTGGGGCCGGTTGGACGAGGCGTTCGGGCCGGCGTACGCCCGCAGCATCGCCACCGATCAGGTGCTGGCCCAGTTGGGTGGGCGCACCATCGCGCAGGCGCTCGCGGCGGGTGAGGAGACGGCGGTGGTCTGGCGGGCGGTCTGCGCCGCGTATCCCGACCGGGTTCCCGGCCGGTTGTGCTGA
- a CDS encoding amino acid ABC transporter permease: protein MRVLVDHFDVFVGGFWLTLQLCVLSATGALLIGTLVAILRISPVPPLRWLGGAYVTVLRNVPLTVVMFFSAFGLPALGSNADFLRIPGLSTVFSRLGIDLPYFRFAIIALSVYTGAFVCEAIRSGINAVPPGQAEAARAIGLTFTQNLRYVVLPQAWKAAVVPLGSVIIAMIKNSALAGFFGVVGDLSNSAQNLTSALGEPIIPVFVGISIGFLIMTVPLGLLLDRVEARRAVAR from the coding sequence GTGAGAGTGCTCGTCGACCACTTCGACGTGTTCGTCGGAGGTTTCTGGCTCACCCTGCAGCTGTGTGTGCTGTCCGCGACCGGCGCCCTGCTGATCGGCACGTTGGTCGCGATCCTACGGATCTCGCCGGTGCCGCCGCTGCGCTGGCTCGGCGGGGCGTACGTGACGGTGCTGCGCAACGTGCCGCTGACCGTCGTGATGTTCTTCTCGGCCTTCGGGTTGCCGGCGCTCGGGTCGAACGCCGACTTCCTGCGGATCCCCGGGCTGAGCACCGTGTTCAGCCGGCTCGGCATCGACCTGCCGTACTTTCGGTTCGCGATCATCGCACTGAGCGTCTACACCGGCGCGTTCGTCTGTGAGGCGATCCGCAGCGGGATCAACGCGGTGCCACCGGGTCAGGCGGAGGCCGCCCGCGCGATCGGCCTGACCTTCACCCAGAACCTCCGGTACGTGGTCCTCCCCCAGGCGTGGAAGGCCGCGGTCGTCCCGCTGGGCAGCGTCATCATCGCCATGATCAAGAATTCGGCGCTGGCCGGCTTCTTCGGGGTGGTCGGTGACCTGTCCAACTCGGCGCAGAACCTGACCAGCGCCCTCGGCGAGCCGATCATCCCGGTCTTCGTCGGCATCTCGATCGGCTTCCTGATCATGACCGTGCCGCTCGGGCTGCTGCTCGACCGGGTCGAGGCCCGCCGGGCGGTGGCCAGATGA
- the recA gene encoding recombinase RecA: MAAVPDKEKALDLALAQIDKQFGKGSVMRLGERPVIQTAVIPTGSIALDVALGVGGLPRGRVVEVYGPESSGKTTVALHAVANAQRSGGIAAFIDAEHALDPDYARALGVDTDAMLVSQPDTGEQALEIADMLIRSGALDIIVIDSVAALVPRAEIEGEMGDSHVGLQARLMSQALRKITGVLNSTGTTAIFINQLREKIGVMFGSPETTTGGRALKFYASVRLDVRRIESLKDGTDVVGNRTRVKVVKNKVSAPFKQAEFDIMYGKGISREGSLIDVGVEQSIIRKSGAWYTYEGDQLGQGKEKAREFLRENPDVAAEIEKKILEKLGVGALGADEAGGPELPPVDF, translated from the coding sequence ATGGCGGCAGTGCCAGACAAGGAAAAGGCGCTCGATCTGGCGCTGGCTCAGATCGACAAACAGTTCGGCAAGGGCTCGGTGATGCGGCTGGGTGAGCGGCCGGTGATCCAGACCGCGGTGATCCCCACCGGCTCCATCGCGCTCGACGTGGCACTCGGCGTCGGTGGCCTGCCCCGGGGCCGGGTGGTCGAGGTCTACGGCCCGGAGAGCAGCGGTAAGACCACGGTCGCCCTGCACGCGGTGGCCAACGCCCAGCGTTCCGGCGGCATCGCGGCGTTCATCGACGCCGAGCACGCGCTCGACCCGGATTACGCCAGGGCGCTCGGCGTGGACACCGACGCCATGCTGGTCTCCCAGCCGGACACCGGTGAGCAGGCGCTGGAGATCGCCGACATGCTGATCCGCTCCGGCGCGCTGGACATCATCGTGATCGACTCGGTCGCGGCCCTGGTGCCCCGTGCCGAGATCGAGGGCGAGATGGGGGACAGCCACGTCGGTCTGCAGGCCCGGCTGATGAGCCAGGCGCTGCGCAAGATCACCGGTGTGCTGAACAGCACCGGCACCACCGCGATCTTCATCAACCAGCTGCGGGAGAAGATCGGCGTGATGTTCGGCTCGCCGGAGACCACCACCGGTGGCCGGGCGCTGAAGTTCTACGCCTCGGTGCGGCTCGACGTGCGACGGATCGAGAGCCTCAAGGACGGCACCGACGTGGTCGGCAACCGGACCCGGGTCAAGGTCGTCAAGAACAAGGTCTCTGCGCCGTTCAAGCAGGCCGAGTTCGACATCATGTACGGCAAGGGCATCTCCCGGGAGGGTTCGCTGATCGACGTCGGCGTCGAGCAGTCGATCATCCGCAAGTCCGGCGCCTGGTACACCTACGAGGGCGACCAGCTCGGCCAGGGCAAGGAGAAGGCTCGGGAGTTCCTCCGGGAGAACCCGGACGTGGCGGCTGAGATCGAGAAGAAGATCCTGGAGAAGCTCGGCGTCGGTGCGCTCGGTGCCGACGAGGCCGGCGGGCCTGAGTTGCCGCCGGTCGACTTCTGA
- a CDS encoding MFS transporter encodes MTALTAPPSVTDPPPPGDVTRIQRRTLRLLAGTQMIGGVGVTIGISVGGLLAAELGGVTVSGLAQSAAVVGGALLAVPVVRIMNGHGRRPGLVFAYLTGATGAVLVVAAAAVRWVPLLFVGMVLFGGATTAGLQARYAAVDLAEPRRRGRQLSLVVWATTVGAVTAPNLAGLADRSASGVGLPPLAGPFAVSTLAFLLAALLVLVLLRPDPLLTARRIAGPAAATAPVRSGRGLRAGSGRGLRAAFAVVMARPAARLGVCAVAVGHLVMVGVMAMTPVHIGMGHSGDDLLRTVGLVLSLHIAGMYALSPVVGWLTDRAGRRPVIVGGVGLLLAACAVAGTAGHDPVRLVIGLVLLGLGWSGTMVAGSTLLSESVPVDVRPSVQGLSDLVMGLAGASAGAVSGIIVGLSGYGVLTLLSALATVPLLGLVLRPVPAPSKQ; translated from the coding sequence ATGACCGCACTCACCGCACCGCCATCGGTGACCGATCCGCCGCCACCTGGTGACGTCACCCGCATCCAACGCCGTACGCTGCGGCTGCTCGCCGGTACCCAGATGATCGGCGGCGTAGGCGTCACCATCGGGATCTCGGTCGGTGGCCTGCTCGCCGCCGAGCTTGGCGGGGTGACCGTCTCCGGCCTGGCGCAGAGCGCCGCGGTGGTCGGCGGGGCGCTGCTCGCCGTACCCGTGGTCCGGATCATGAACGGGCACGGCCGCCGACCCGGCCTGGTCTTCGCCTACCTGACGGGTGCGACCGGGGCGGTGCTGGTGGTGGCCGCCGCGGCGGTGCGCTGGGTGCCGCTGCTGTTCGTCGGCATGGTCCTGTTCGGCGGCGCGACGACCGCCGGGCTCCAGGCCCGGTACGCGGCGGTCGACCTCGCCGAGCCGCGTCGTCGGGGCCGGCAACTGTCGCTGGTGGTCTGGGCGACCACGGTCGGCGCGGTGACCGCCCCCAACCTTGCCGGGCTGGCCGACCGGTCGGCCAGTGGGGTCGGGCTGCCGCCGCTGGCCGGTCCGTTCGCCGTCAGCACGCTGGCGTTCCTGCTGGCCGCGCTGCTGGTGCTGGTGTTGCTGCGACCGGATCCGTTGCTGACCGCCCGGCGGATCGCCGGCCCCGCCGCGGCGACCGCCCCGGTGCGGTCCGGCCGGGGTCTGCGGGCCGGGTCCGGCCGAGGCCTGCGGGCGGCGTTCGCGGTGGTCATGGCCCGACCCGCCGCCCGGCTAGGGGTCTGCGCTGTCGCTGTCGGCCACCTGGTGATGGTGGGGGTGATGGCGATGACGCCGGTCCACATCGGGATGGGGCACTCCGGCGACGACCTGCTGCGCACCGTCGGGCTGGTGCTGAGCCTGCACATCGCCGGGATGTACGCGCTGTCGCCGGTGGTAGGTTGGCTCACCGACCGGGCCGGTCGTCGGCCGGTGATCGTCGGTGGGGTCGGGCTGCTGCTGGCCGCGTGCGCCGTGGCGGGCACCGCCGGCCACGACCCGGTACGCCTGGTGATCGGGCTGGTGCTGCTCGGGCTCGGCTGGTCGGGCACCATGGTCGCGGGCTCGACCCTGCTGTCGGAGTCGGTGCCGGTCGACGTCCGTCCGTCGGTGCAAGGCCTGTCGGACCTGGTGATGGGGCTGGCCGGCGCATCCGCCGGCGCGGTCAGCGGGATCATCGTCGGGCTGTCCGGTTACGGCGTCCTGACGTTGCTGTCGGCGCTGGCCACGGTGCCGCTGCTGGGGTTGGTGCTGCGCCCGGTGCCGGCTCCGTCGAAGCAGTAA
- a CDS encoding glutamate ABC transporter substrate-binding protein yields the protein MRISRMAAVAASAALAVSMAACGDSGGDGTGSENPDVATPSFEAGTTMAELSEAGTITVGTKFDQPGFGLLGLDGEPAGFDVEIAKLIAAELGIGADDIEYVEAPSAVREELLEQDRVDIVVATYTINPTRKERIDFAGPYYVAGQHIMVRVDDDSITGPESFEAGDKKVCSVQGSTPAENIQEYLADAGEQLVLFDVYEKCVDALRGGQVDAVTTDNVILLGFIADNEGDFKLAGEKFTDEPYGIGVKKGDDAFRDFINDTLEKIYEDGSYAQAWESTAGQFDDNTPTGPAVDRY from the coding sequence ATGCGTATCTCACGCATGGCGGCGGTAGCCGCATCGGCCGCGTTGGCGGTGTCCATGGCGGCCTGTGGCGACAGCGGCGGGGACGGCACCGGCAGTGAGAACCCCGACGTGGCGACGCCGAGCTTCGAGGCCGGCACCACGATGGCCGAGCTGAGCGAGGCCGGCACGATCACCGTCGGCACCAAGTTCGACCAGCCCGGCTTCGGCCTGCTGGGCCTCGACGGCGAGCCGGCCGGCTTCGACGTCGAGATCGCCAAGCTGATCGCGGCCGAGCTGGGCATCGGCGCCGACGACATCGAGTACGTCGAGGCGCCGTCCGCGGTCCGCGAGGAGCTGCTGGAGCAGGACCGGGTCGACATCGTGGTGGCCACCTACACGATCAACCCCACCCGCAAGGAGCGGATCGACTTCGCCGGCCCGTACTACGTCGCCGGCCAGCACATCATGGTCCGCGTCGACGACGACTCGATCACCGGGCCGGAGTCGTTCGAGGCCGGGGACAAGAAGGTCTGCTCGGTGCAGGGTTCGACGCCGGCGGAGAACATCCAGGAGTACCTGGCCGACGCCGGCGAGCAGCTGGTGCTCTTCGACGTCTACGAGAAGTGCGTGGACGCGCTGCGCGGTGGTCAGGTCGACGCGGTCACCACGGACAACGTGATCCTGCTCGGCTTCATCGCCGACAACGAGGGCGATTTCAAGCTGGCCGGTGAGAAGTTCACCGACGAGCCGTACGGCATCGGGGTGAAGAAGGGCGACGACGCGTTCCGCGACTTCATCAACGACACCCTGGAGAAGATCTACGAGGACGGCTCGTACGCGCAGGCGTGGGAGTCCACCGCAGGTCAGTTCGACGACAACACCCCGACCGGTCCGGCGGTCGACCGCTACTGA
- a CDS encoding UdgX family uracil-DNA binding protein (This protein belongs to the uracil DNA glycosylase superfamily, members of which act in excision repair of DNA. However, it belongs more specifically to UdgX branch, whose founding member was found to bind uracil in DNA (where it does not belong), without cleaving it, appears to promote DNA repair by a pathway involving RecA, rather than base excision.) — protein sequence MTAHETTVGADGYVPTGARSLADLRAAAPGCRGCELHQPASQVVFGRGNPDARVVMVGEQPGDVEDRQGLPFVGPAGRLLRRAVDDAGIPVDQIYLTNAVKHFRFVSRGGRRIHQTPDRVHIVACRPWLVAEFAMLRPEVVVVLGATAARALLGPAFRVTRSRGVPLPWPASAERPEEFPVGPAQLVATIHPSAVLRADDQQIAYRGLVTDLGVVRGLLAGRGSPTPAVRR from the coding sequence GTGACCGCGCACGAAACCACCGTCGGAGCCGATGGGTACGTCCCCACCGGTGCCCGTAGCCTCGCCGACCTGCGCGCTGCCGCCCCCGGTTGCCGGGGATGCGAGCTGCATCAGCCTGCCAGCCAGGTGGTCTTCGGTCGGGGCAACCCCGATGCCCGGGTGGTGATGGTCGGCGAGCAGCCCGGGGACGTCGAGGACCGCCAGGGTCTGCCGTTCGTCGGCCCGGCCGGCCGGCTGCTGCGCCGGGCGGTGGACGACGCCGGCATTCCGGTCGATCAGATCTATCTGACCAACGCGGTGAAGCACTTCCGCTTCGTGTCGCGCGGCGGTCGACGGATCCACCAGACCCCGGACCGGGTGCACATCGTGGCCTGCCGGCCCTGGCTGGTCGCCGAGTTCGCGATGCTGCGCCCGGAGGTCGTCGTGGTGCTCGGCGCGACCGCGGCCCGGGCGCTGCTCGGCCCGGCGTTCCGGGTGACCCGCTCGCGTGGCGTACCGCTGCCGTGGCCGGCCTCGGCCGAGCGGCCCGAGGAGTTCCCGGTGGGCCCGGCGCAACTGGTGGCCACCATCCATCCCTCGGCGGTGCTGCGCGCCGACGACCAGCAGATCGCCTACCGAGGGCTGGTCACCGACCTCGGCGTAGTCCGCGGACTGCTCGCCGGTCGCGGCAGTCCGACCCCGGCGGTACGCCGATGA